The Paenalcaligenes faecalis genome has a window encoding:
- a CDS encoding LysR substrate-binding domain-containing protein, with protein sequence MISRHQTPSITALQCFEAAARHLSFTLAAQELHLTQSAVSKQIAQLEASLHTQLFSRIRKRLTLSPAGARYLVHTHRILESIEQASLEMLSHDIETETLTIAAHPSFGAYWLIPYLSGFYQSHPHIELLFVDLLQPQERIHTQCDVAFLFGQGNWEGVNALKLFDEGMIAVCLPDLQPELQATSTPHPKATTLIQCGSRPSAWHQYFLEQNVDPTYSYHGPRFATWSACIQAALSGYGVALVPHFLAAPALAEGKLVRPWDYELASQGSYYLTYAEHEANEPALRQFIHWIKANPCIKPADHSI encoded by the coding sequence ATGATTAGCCGTCACCAAACCCCGTCTATTACGGCCCTGCAATGCTTTGAAGCGGCTGCCAGACACCTTAGCTTTACCCTAGCCGCCCAAGAACTACACCTGACCCAAAGTGCGGTCAGCAAGCAAATCGCCCAGCTAGAGGCCAGCCTACATACACAGCTATTTAGCCGTATCCGTAAACGCTTAACCCTTAGCCCAGCCGGAGCGCGCTATTTAGTCCATACCCACCGTATCTTAGAATCCATTGAACAAGCCTCTTTGGAAATGCTTAGCCATGACATCGAAACAGAAACCTTAACCATTGCGGCACACCCGAGTTTTGGGGCGTATTGGCTAATCCCTTATCTAAGTGGATTTTATCAATCGCACCCACACATAGAACTGCTATTTGTGGATTTATTACAACCGCAAGAACGTATCCATACCCAGTGTGATGTGGCCTTTTTATTTGGCCAAGGCAACTGGGAGGGCGTCAACGCCTTAAAGCTATTTGATGAGGGCATGATTGCCGTTTGCTTACCCGACCTACAGCCCGAATTACAGGCTACCTCTACCCCACACCCCAAAGCCACCACCTTAATCCAATGTGGCTCCAGACCCAGTGCATGGCATCAATACTTTTTAGAACAGAACGTAGACCCCACGTACAGCTACCACGGTCCACGTTTTGCTACCTGGTCTGCCTGTATCCAAGCCGCATTAAGTGGTTATGGCGTGGCCTTAGTGCCGCATTTTTTAGCCGCCCCTGCGCTGGCTGAGGGCAAATTAGTTCGCCCTTGGGACTATGAGCTAGCCAGCCAAGGCTCTTATTACCTGACCTATGCCGAACACGAAGCCAATGAGCCTGCTCTGCGTCAGTTTATTCATTGGATCAAAGCGAACCCCTGTATCAAACCCGCAGATCATTCCATTTAG
- the rsmB gene encoding 16S rRNA (cytosine(967)-C(5))-methyltransferase RsmB, which translates to MSTANQPALAQVLLASAHHIHDVLNGASLTECLAHTPPAVRAAAQAHSFYSLRHLGLAQELRRLVVPRQPKDALFDALLLQSLLLVDVAVQFQADKDAFANRPDAPVYSVHTIVDQAVEAAQSQPDMRQFKPLLNAVLRRFIRERAELIERALQKPTARWNHPMWWIKAIQKSYPHDWENILTVANIPAPLTLRVNQRRCSVPRMLALLEQADITAWSPGHDTVVLAQARPVHQIPAFDLGWWSVQDASAQIAGRLLPVTDGMRVLDACAAPGGKTAHLLERADVQLVALDSDALRLQRVTENLERLGLNSDQVQVKAAFAQNLDAWWDGELFDAVLADVPCTASGIVRRHPDIRWLRRDTDVLKTAALQAEILQKLWSVVKPGGHLLYVTCSIFPAEGQAQIDRFMARQTDAVLLPSSPRQVLPALDTPDQAGGDGFYYALLQKRS; encoded by the coding sequence ATGTCTACCGCCAACCAGCCCGCTTTAGCTCAGGTTTTGCTTGCCTCGGCTCATCATATTCATGATGTATTAAATGGGGCATCGCTAACCGAATGCCTTGCTCATACCCCACCAGCGGTGCGCGCCGCCGCCCAAGCCCACAGCTTTTATAGTTTGCGTCATTTAGGGCTCGCCCAAGAGCTACGTCGTTTAGTCGTACCTCGTCAGCCCAAAGATGCTCTATTTGATGCGTTGCTGTTGCAGTCATTATTGTTAGTTGATGTGGCGGTGCAGTTTCAGGCAGATAAAGATGCATTCGCGAATCGGCCCGATGCCCCTGTGTATTCGGTACATACGATTGTGGATCAGGCCGTAGAGGCGGCTCAGTCGCAGCCTGATATGCGTCAGTTTAAACCGTTATTAAACGCCGTATTACGTCGTTTTATTCGTGAACGGGCTGAACTCATTGAGCGTGCTTTACAAAAACCAACAGCCCGTTGGAATCATCCGATGTGGTGGATTAAAGCCATACAAAAATCCTACCCCCATGATTGGGAAAATATCTTAACGGTTGCCAATATTCCGGCTCCGTTGACGCTACGTGTTAATCAGCGTCGTTGCTCGGTTCCGCGTATGTTAGCCTTGTTGGAACAGGCCGATATTACGGCGTGGTCGCCTGGACATGATACGGTGGTATTGGCGCAAGCCAGGCCGGTTCATCAGATACCGGCCTTTGATTTAGGTTGGTGGTCGGTACAAGACGCCTCTGCACAAATTGCAGGCCGCCTCTTGCCTGTTACCGATGGGATGCGTGTCTTAGACGCGTGTGCCGCACCGGGTGGTAAAACGGCCCACTTACTAGAGCGTGCCGATGTGCAGCTGGTGGCGTTGGATTCAGATGCGCTTCGTTTACAGCGTGTGACCGAAAACCTAGAACGTTTAGGTTTAAACAGTGATCAGGTACAGGTAAAAGCCGCTTTTGCCCAAAATCTGGATGCTTGGTGGGATGGCGAGCTTTTTGACGCGGTATTGGCTGACGTGCCGTGTACCGCATCGGGGATTGTACGTCGTCACCCAGATATACGCTGGTTACGCCGCGATACCGATGTGCTAAAGACGGCGGCGTTACAAGCCGAAATTCTACAAAAACTGTGGTCGGTGGTTAAACCGGGTGGGCATTTATTGTATGTCACCTGTTCGATTTTCCCCGCCGAAGGCCAAGCCCAAATTGATCGCTTTATGGCTCGTCAAACCGATGCGGTTTTACTGCCTAGTTCACCGCGTCAGGTTTTACCCGCCTTAGACACACCCGATCAAGCCGGAGGGGATGGTTTCTATTATGCGCTGTTACAAAAGCGCAGTTAA
- a CDS encoding DUF4390 domain-containing protein, producing MSWLRILRWFCLSLLFYGSASGLVWADATEPDLSEKVTAVTPTIADGKLYINADISFELSDEMREAALKGVPLHFTADVEIKRSRWWWFDKTEVKESQTWRVVYNALTRQWRVGAGDLLWPESSLSDALYPMRHIRNWAVAYAIDLDPSQHYQGRIRLRLDTSLLTRPLQVDALNGRSWSLATPWKNFTFYADELQP from the coding sequence ATGAGCTGGCTACGCATACTAAGATGGTTTTGTTTGTCACTGCTTTTTTATGGCAGTGCGTCCGGTCTTGTTTGGGCCGATGCCACCGAGCCAGACTTGTCTGAAAAGGTCACGGCGGTGACGCCGACCATTGCAGATGGAAAGCTCTATATCAATGCGGATATTTCGTTTGAGTTATCCGACGAGATGCGAGAGGCAGCCCTAAAGGGCGTACCACTCCATTTTACGGCAGATGTGGAAATCAAGCGCAGCCGTTGGTGGTGGTTTGATAAAACAGAGGTCAAAGAAAGTCAGACATGGCGAGTGGTTTACAACGCCTTGACCCGCCAATGGCGAGTCGGGGCGGGTGATTTATTATGGCCTGAATCCTCCTTATCAGATGCGTTATACCCCATGCGTCATATCCGTAATTGGGCCGTGGCCTATGCCATTGATTTAGATCCGTCTCAACACTATCAAGGGCGTATCCGGCTGCGTTTGGATACCTCACTCTTAACTCGTCCTCTACAGGTCGATGCGCTAAATGGGCGCTCTTGGTCTTTGGCTACTCCATGGAAAAACTTCACCTTTTACGCCGACGAGCTCCAACCTTAG
- a CDS encoding ATP-binding protein, with protein MRWALRLALFVAAISAVALLALLVWSTANASRFAQHYDLLLVLNMVLALALISWVLILMLRLWRQIRRRQFGARMTARFAWSFTLIGIIPGALIYLLSVQFLSKSIESWFNVRVDTALESGLNLGRAALDQQLDDLKKRTKELATNIEDSQGDVALILSTLREGSGVSDAMVFTASGRLLAFSSSNYAVLMPDMPPQQVINQLRVGNEYAAAEVDEFSANEMGLRLRVVLPLKGNENSLAQYGINPDKRWVQVIQPVPEKLARHASQVQQGYSDYQELALSRVGLRKLYSLTLTLALVLAVFAAVAAAIALSRRLVRPLLTLAGGTQAVGVGDYRALPEPPANDEVGQLTRSFNAMTRQLAEARRMVENNRRQLERSNVYLESVLSHLSSGVLVFDEGFRLTRFNEGAQRILQVSLAELLGQRLNLNDAVMDFDHHIRDAFASHVAVESEREHWQQQFETQISTSHDVEPTTITLLARGTSLFVDGQRNGYLVVFDDISDVISANRLVAWGEVARRLAHEIKNPLTPIQLSAERLALKLVDKLDERDAGMLTRATNTIVNQVASLKQMVEDFREYARTPPAQMQAVDVNALITEVLSLYGWDPITQTSAENQRVQLQISLYDGLPMVEGDPTQLRQIIHNLLSNATDALEQNETQQNPCIVVRTSLTQADNKNAQSAVRLVVSDNGAGFDEAILARVFEPYITTKSTGTGLGLAIVKKIIEEHGGKIDIANRQEGGARISILFTRLANTTQTLHNKSEGSDNA; from the coding sequence GTGCGCTGGGCGTTACGTCTGGCCTTATTCGTAGCCGCCATCAGTGCGGTTGCGCTATTAGCCCTATTGGTTTGGTCAACCGCGAATGCGTCTCGTTTTGCACAGCACTATGACTTGCTGCTGGTGTTAAACATGGTGTTGGCGTTGGCGTTAATTTCATGGGTGCTGATCTTAATGCTGCGTCTGTGGCGACAAATACGCCGTCGCCAGTTTGGTGCCAGAATGACGGCGCGTTTTGCGTGGTCTTTTACGCTGATCGGCATTATTCCCGGTGCATTGATTTATCTGTTATCGGTGCAGTTTTTGTCTAAGTCCATCGAGTCTTGGTTTAATGTGCGTGTGGATACGGCCCTAGAGTCCGGTCTAAATTTAGGCCGTGCCGCCTTAGATCAACAGCTCGATGATTTAAAAAAACGTACCAAAGAGCTAGCCACTAATATCGAAGACAGTCAGGGCGATGTGGCCTTAATCCTCAGTACATTACGCGAAGGCTCGGGGGTCAGTGATGCCATGGTCTTTACGGCATCAGGGCGTTTGCTGGCTTTTTCTTCGTCAAATTATGCGGTGTTGATGCCCGATATGCCGCCGCAGCAGGTCATCAATCAACTGCGCGTGGGCAATGAGTACGCCGCCGCAGAGGTAGACGAATTCAGCGCCAATGAAATGGGGTTACGGTTACGGGTGGTGTTGCCGCTAAAAGGCAATGAAAACTCATTAGCTCAGTACGGGATTAACCCAGATAAACGGTGGGTGCAGGTGATTCAACCTGTTCCCGAAAAACTAGCGCGCCATGCCAGTCAAGTCCAACAAGGGTACAGTGACTACCAAGAGCTGGCCTTATCCCGAGTCGGCCTACGCAAGCTCTACAGCCTGACCTTGACCTTAGCCTTAGTGCTGGCTGTGTTTGCTGCTGTCGCCGCAGCGATTGCTTTGTCGCGGCGTTTAGTGCGTCCGTTGTTAACGCTAGCCGGTGGGACGCAAGCCGTAGGAGTGGGCGATTACCGGGCGTTGCCTGAGCCTCCCGCCAATGACGAGGTAGGCCAGCTAACCCGTTCTTTTAATGCGATGACTAGACAGCTGGCAGAGGCGCGTCGTATGGTAGAAAACAACCGTCGCCAGCTTGAGCGCTCGAATGTGTATTTAGAGTCCGTTCTAAGCCATCTTTCGTCCGGTGTGCTGGTGTTTGACGAGGGCTTTAGACTGACGCGTTTTAACGAGGGTGCGCAGCGTATCTTGCAGGTAAGCTTAGCCGAACTATTAGGTCAGCGATTAAACCTTAATGATGCCGTCATGGATTTTGACCATCATATACGTGATGCATTTGCTTCTCATGTGGCGGTCGAGTCCGAACGCGAGCATTGGCAACAGCAGTTTGAGACACAAATTTCTACTTCACACGATGTAGAACCAACGACGATTACGTTATTAGCGCGAGGTACGTCTTTGTTTGTTGATGGTCAGCGCAATGGCTATTTGGTCGTCTTTGATGACATTAGTGATGTGATTTCAGCGAACCGATTAGTCGCTTGGGGCGAGGTCGCGCGTCGTTTGGCGCACGAGATTAAAAACCCCTTAACGCCTATCCAGTTGTCAGCAGAGCGTCTTGCGTTAAAATTAGTTGATAAACTAGACGAGCGAGACGCGGGTATGCTGACCCGTGCGACGAATACGATTGTGAATCAGGTCGCCTCATTAAAACAAATGGTCGAGGATTTCCGTGAATATGCCCGTACCCCACCTGCCCAGATGCAAGCCGTGGATGTGAATGCGCTAATCACAGAGGTACTCAGTTTATATGGGTGGGACCCGATAACCCAAACATCTGCTGAAAATCAGCGTGTGCAGTTACAAATCAGCCTGTATGATGGTCTACCTATGGTTGAGGGTGATCCTACGCAGTTACGTCAGATTATCCATAATTTGCTTAGTAACGCGACGGATGCCTTAGAACAGAACGAGACGCAGCAGAATCCCTGTATAGTAGTACGCACCAGCTTAACTCAGGCAGATAACAAAAATGCTCAGTCTGCGGTACGATTAGTCGTATCCGATAACGGGGCTGGCTTTGATGAGGCGATTTTGGCTCGGGTGTTTGAGCCATACATTACAACCAAATCAACAGGGACCGGTTTAGGTCTTGCTATAGTTAAGAAAATAATCGAAGAGCATGGCGGTAAAATTGATATAGCAAACCGCCAAGAAGGGGGCGCGCGTATATCAATTTTGTTTACGCGCCTAGCCAATACGACGCAAACACTGCATAATAAATCCGAGGGCAGTGATAATGCCTAA
- a CDS encoding response regulator, protein MARILVVDDEIGIRELLSEILYDEGHSVEVAENAAQAREARLRGRPELVLLDIWMPDTDGVSLLKEWAAQGLLDMPVIMMSGHATVDTAMEATRIGAVDFLEKPIAMQKLLEAVATGLERTVAVPKNVVQNAARTNPATPAMAAPVVPTQPQDESYLGSISLELPLREARDEFERIYFEYHLARENYSMTRVSERTGLERTHLYRKLKQLGIDASARRRQQS, encoded by the coding sequence ATGGCCAGAATTCTGGTAGTTGATGACGAAATCGGTATCCGTGAACTCTTGTCGGAAATTCTATACGACGAGGGTCACTCCGTAGAGGTGGCAGAAAATGCTGCTCAGGCACGCGAGGCGCGTTTACGCGGGCGTCCTGAATTAGTCCTGCTTGACATCTGGATGCCTGACACCGATGGTGTGAGCTTACTCAAAGAGTGGGCTGCCCAAGGTCTGTTAGACATGCCTGTAATTATGATGAGCGGACACGCTACGGTAGATACCGCCATGGAAGCCACACGCATTGGGGCGGTGGACTTTCTCGAAAAACCGATTGCCATGCAAAAATTACTTGAGGCCGTTGCAACCGGTCTTGAGCGTACCGTGGCAGTTCCAAAAAACGTGGTGCAAAATGCGGCACGCACAAATCCAGCTACGCCCGCAATGGCTGCGCCGGTGGTGCCAACGCAGCCTCAGGATGAGTCCTATTTAGGCTCTATATCCCTAGAGCTACCGCTGCGTGAGGCGCGTGATGAATTTGAACGTATTTACTTTGAATACCATCTAGCCCGCGAAAACTACAGCATGACACGGGTGTCTGAACGCACCGGTCTAGAGCGCACGCACTTATATCGCAAGCTAAAACAACTGGGTATTGATGCGTCTGCGCGTCGCCGTCAGCAGTCTTAG
- a CDS encoding methyltransferase domain-containing protein, protein MPQSRPINPDHVRLQFNRRAPLDAAQFLYGEIAQRMLSRLSYMTLQPAQILDAGCGAGHAIDPLRARYVDMDYVGVDHSPALLAVAEQRHSHQPSLWQRLRKTTQKTPIFVEADMAKTNLAAQSFDLIWSNLALHWHPEPHAVIEEWRRLLRPDKLLLFSTFGPATLIELRNALHAAGIRTATMEFVDMHDYGDLLLQHGFSDPVMDQEIITLTYKSAESLLADVRALGGNPHPARRVIGRADYLKLIQALESQRHMDGTIHLSIEVAYGHAWRTAIQKQGNEIHIPISSIKRKN, encoded by the coding sequence ATGCCGCAATCGCGCCCCATCAACCCCGATCACGTTCGTCTGCAATTTAACCGTCGCGCTCCGTTGGATGCGGCACAATTTTTATACGGTGAAATTGCTCAGCGCATGCTGTCCAGACTGTCCTATATGACCCTACAGCCCGCCCAAATACTGGATGCTGGCTGCGGTGCAGGTCACGCCATCGACCCATTACGGGCCAGATATGTGGATATGGATTATGTGGGTGTAGATCACAGTCCCGCCTTACTTGCTGTGGCAGAGCAGCGCCACTCGCATCAGCCTAGTCTATGGCAAAGATTGCGAAAAACCACGCAAAAAACCCCGATATTCGTAGAAGCCGACATGGCTAAAACGAACCTAGCTGCCCAATCCTTTGATTTAATTTGGTCGAATTTAGCCCTGCATTGGCACCCTGAGCCACATGCGGTCATCGAAGAATGGCGCCGCCTTTTACGCCCCGATAAATTATTATTATTTTCGACATTTGGGCCTGCGACCTTAATTGAATTACGCAACGCCCTACACGCCGCAGGTATCCGTACCGCGACGATGGAGTTTGTCGATATGCATGATTATGGGGATTTATTATTGCAGCATGGCTTCAGTGACCCCGTCATGGATCAGGAAATCATTACCCTGACCTATAAATCGGCTGAAAGTCTATTAGCTGATGTACGAGCTTTAGGCGGCAACCCGCACCCCGCCCGACGGGTCATTGGACGCGCTGACTATTTAAAACTAATCCAAGCACTGGAAAGCCAACGACACATGGACGGCACGATTCATTTAAGCATAGAGGTGGCCTACGGCCATGCTTGGCGTACCGCCATACAAAAACAGGGTAATGAAATCCATATCCCTATTTCGAGTATCAAACGCAAAAACTAA
- a CDS encoding ComF family protein, whose amino-acid sequence MADFLFSSERWHPLLWLDALRTQIPTACVLCNGRTQGGGLCVGCTDDWHYRYKQVRWRCQRCKVAQLGGVAREVSECQSCLDAPFALQQLAVAFDYMMPLDSLIWRFKERHQLRLAPVLARMMLLSILRDGWALPPDTVVAYIPSRQHALNKRGFNPAAELARYVARPLGLTLAYGVFGFQDHKESNAQKHRTQQQRRHYAQHAFVWQSADIPSTLLLVDDVFTTGSTLHGAAQCALQQGVQQVYGVALARVPWIM is encoded by the coding sequence ATGGCTGATTTCCTATTCTCAAGCGAACGCTGGCATCCGTTACTTTGGTTAGATGCACTACGTACTCAGATACCCACAGCCTGTGTATTGTGTAATGGGCGCACTCAGGGTGGCGGGTTGTGCGTGGGCTGTACTGATGATTGGCATTATCGTTATAAACAGGTGCGTTGGCGTTGCCAAAGGTGTAAAGTAGCGCAATTAGGTGGTGTGGCGCGCGAAGTCTCTGAATGCCAGTCGTGTCTAGATGCCCCCTTTGCCTTACAGCAGTTGGCAGTGGCCTTTGACTATATGATGCCTTTGGATAGTTTGATCTGGCGCTTTAAAGAGCGCCATCAATTACGACTGGCTCCGGTATTGGCTCGTATGATGTTGTTGTCGATTTTACGTGATGGTTGGGCATTACCCCCAGACACCGTAGTGGCATATATTCCTTCACGTCAACATGCGTTAAATAAAAGGGGCTTTAATCCGGCTGCCGAATTAGCTCGGTATGTAGCTCGGCCTTTGGGGTTGACCTTGGCGTATGGCGTCTTTGGTTTTCAGGATCACAAAGAGAGTAACGCTCAAAAACACCGCACCCAACAACAACGTAGGCACTATGCCCAGCACGCTTTTGTATGGCAGTCTGCGGATATTCCCTCAACGCTTTTGCTCGTTGATGATGTATTCACCACAGGCAGCACGCTGCATGGCGCGGCTCAGTGCGCTTTGCAGCAGGGCGTACAGCAGGTATATGGCGTAGCTTTGGCACGAGTGCCGTGGATAATGTAG
- a CDS encoding tRNA (cytidine(34)-2'-O)-methyltransferase, whose translation MFHIVLVSPEIPPNTGNVIRLAANTGAHLHLVEPLGFKLEDSKLKRAGLDYHEWARVQIHPDLPTALAQIGAAADRCFAMTTKSSTLIGGHVFQDGDVFVFGCETAGLTADQVALFEPKQRLRLPMLPEQRSLNLSNAVAITVFEAWRQCDYVGGV comes from the coding sequence ATGTTTCATATTGTTTTAGTTTCCCCTGAAATCCCCCCCAATACCGGTAATGTGATTCGCTTAGCGGCGAATACGGGGGCGCATTTGCATTTGGTCGAACCGTTGGGTTTTAAACTAGAGGACAGCAAATTAAAGCGCGCGGGTTTGGATTATCACGAGTGGGCTCGTGTCCAGATTCACCCTGATTTACCAACCGCGTTAGCACAGATAGGCGCTGCCGCTGATCGTTGTTTTGCGATGACCACTAAAAGCTCTACGCTTATAGGTGGTCATGTATTTCAGGACGGGGATGTGTTTGTGTTCGGCTGCGAAACCGCCGGTTTAACCGCCGATCAGGTGGCCTTATTCGAACCTAAACAACGGCTACGTCTGCCCATGCTCCCAGAGCAGCGCAGCCTAAATCTATCCAACGCCGTCGCCATCACCGTCTTTGAGGCATGGCGTCAGTGCGATTACGTGGGTGGGGTTTAG
- a CDS encoding Bug family tripartite tricarboxylate transporter substrate binding protein encodes MRITSFPKRLAVALGGTLAAVALSTSALAADWPTKTIQMVVPFPAGSSPDVLARTLAEPMSKELGQTIIVENKPGAGGNIGTRYVSKAKPDGYTMLLTINGPMVTAPTLYKSLGYDPLVDLQPISLVGTSPNVLIVPANSPATTLQEFIELAKKEKGGLNYGSVGPGSASHLSMAMLENQAGIELAHIPYSGFPQIISAVIAGDIQGAFMVPGIAMPQVSSGKVRALAVTSLEESELVPGMPAVASNAGFEDFEAISWDALFVPAGTPAEIVAKLNDLTKEVLARPEIQERIRALYFTPEFSTPEGMTERIKDEKVQWDKVIERLQLSLD; translated from the coding sequence ATGCGTATTACTTCTTTTCCAAAACGTCTAGCCGTCGCCTTGGGCGGTACATTGGCTGCCGTCGCCCTCAGCACGTCAGCTCTTGCGGCTGACTGGCCCACTAAAACCATTCAAATGGTGGTTCCTTTTCCTGCGGGCTCATCGCCAGACGTTTTGGCTCGCACTCTGGCAGAGCCGATGTCAAAAGAGTTAGGTCAAACCATCATTGTCGAAAACAAACCGGGTGCAGGCGGCAACATTGGAACACGCTATGTCTCAAAGGCTAAACCCGATGGCTACACCATGTTATTGACCATCAATGGCCCCATGGTGACTGCCCCCACCCTATATAAATCGTTAGGTTATGACCCGTTAGTGGACTTACAACCCATTTCCTTGGTGGGTACAAGCCCCAACGTCTTGATTGTGCCAGCTAATTCTCCTGCTACGACCTTACAAGAATTCATCGAATTAGCAAAAAAAGAAAAAGGGGGACTTAACTACGGTTCTGTTGGCCCAGGTAGTGCGTCTCATTTAAGTATGGCGATGTTAGAAAACCAAGCCGGTATAGAGCTTGCCCATATCCCTTATAGTGGTTTTCCACAAATTATTTCAGCCGTAATTGCTGGTGATATTCAAGGGGCTTTTATGGTGCCAGGCATTGCCATGCCACAGGTTAGCTCAGGTAAAGTACGTGCTTTAGCAGTGACTAGCCTCGAAGAAAGCGAATTAGTCCCTGGCATGCCTGCCGTAGCAAGTAACGCTGGCTTTGAAGACTTTGAGGCCATTTCTTGGGATGCCCTGTTCGTACCCGCAGGCACACCGGCTGAAATCGTCGCTAAATTAAATGACCTCACTAAAGAGGTCTTAGCCCGCCCAGAAATCCAAGAGCGAATCCGCGCCCTTTACTTCACCCCTGAGTTCTCTACCCCTGAAGGCATGACAGAACGCATCAAGGATGAAAAAGTTCAGTGGGATAAAGTCATCGAACGATTACAATTATCGCTAGACTAA
- a CDS encoding NAD(P)H-dependent glycerol-3-phosphate dehydrogenase: MMSAALSTVPVLVLGAGSWGTALAALACQRASTLVWARNADSAAEINTAHQLQHYLPQVDLPNALTATHDFAAAMQHVLGDDSGPGLIILGVPLAGLTDMCAQITAHLPKNRKHPLHILRTCKGFEPTTTQLPHQLTDQHLPRYDWLHTGTLSGPSFALEVAQGLPVALTVASHSKALAQCTVDVLHGQSARIYSSTDIMGVEIGGALKNIIAIACGASDGLHLGTNARAALITRGLAEIQRIGMALGGDAATFSGLTGLGDLVLTTTGDLSRNRQVGLAIAKGIPLDQILASGLTAEGVRCAQAALTLAEHHQIDAPITQAVCDVLFHDLPPLEAVQQLLRRVARLENSTY, from the coding sequence ATAATGTCAGCTGCCCTATCTACTGTTCCCGTTTTAGTACTCGGCGCAGGCAGCTGGGGCACCGCATTAGCGGCGCTGGCCTGCCAACGTGCTTCTACCCTTGTTTGGGCCAGAAATGCAGACAGCGCCGCAGAAATCAATACCGCACATCAACTGCAACACTATTTGCCTCAGGTTGATCTCCCTAATGCATTAACCGCAACACACGATTTTGCTGCTGCTATGCAGCACGTATTAGGTGATGATTCCGGCCCAGGATTGATTATCCTTGGCGTACCGCTTGCGGGGCTCACTGACATGTGCGCACAAATCACCGCACATTTACCAAAAAATCGAAAGCATCCACTGCATATTTTGCGGACGTGTAAAGGCTTTGAGCCAACCACCACACAATTACCGCATCAATTAACCGATCAACACTTACCCCGTTACGACTGGCTGCACACCGGCACATTGTCTGGGCCTTCTTTTGCCCTAGAGGTCGCCCAAGGTCTGCCCGTCGCACTAACGGTAGCCAGTCACAGCAAAGCGCTGGCTCAATGTACCGTTGATGTGCTGCATGGTCAAAGCGCTCGCATTTATAGCAGCACCGATATTATGGGTGTTGAGATTGGTGGCGCATTAAAAAACATCATTGCCATCGCCTGTGGCGCATCGGACGGCTTGCATTTAGGGACGAACGCCCGAGCCGCACTAATCACCAGAGGCTTAGCCGAAATCCAACGTATTGGCATGGCGCTAGGTGGTGATGCCGCAACCTTTTCGGGGCTGACCGGCTTAGGTGACTTAGTCCTAACAACTACCGGCGATTTATCCCGCAATCGACAAGTTGGTCTGGCTATAGCCAAAGGCATCCCTTTGGATCAAATTTTAGCCTCAGGTCTCACTGCCGAAGGAGTACGCTGTGCTCAGGCAGCCCTAACCCTTGCCGAACACCATCAGATTGACGCGCCCATTACCCAAGCCGTCTGTGATGTCTTATTTCATGACTTACCCCCTCTAGAGGCCGTGCAACAACTATTACGTCGTGTTGCACGCTTAGAAAACTCAACGTATTAA
- the secB gene encoding protein-export chaperone SecB: protein MAENQENQPVGTEEQAAPVFNLQRSYVKDLSLEMPNAPQIFLEQEGPTVAVDINVGAQRLAETVFESTVTATVTTRIEDKVLYLVEATQAGIFEIANVPNEQLDALIGIVCPTMLYPYLRAAVADAINRTTLPALHLSEVNFQAMYEQRVAEQMAAASNGEQQQQVQ, encoded by the coding sequence ATGGCTGAAAATCAAGAAAACCAACCCGTCGGTACTGAAGAACAGGCCGCACCCGTCTTTAACTTGCAACGCAGCTACGTCAAAGACCTATCCCTAGAAATGCCGAATGCTCCACAGATTTTCCTAGAGCAAGAAGGCCCAACCGTTGCCGTTGATATTAATGTTGGCGCACAACGTCTAGCTGAAACGGTCTTTGAATCCACCGTAACCGCCACCGTTACCACCCGTATCGAAGACAAAGTGCTGTACTTGGTTGAAGCCACCCAAGCCGGTATTTTTGAAATTGCTAACGTACCGAACGAACAGCTAGACGCCTTGATTGGTATTGTGTGTCCAACCATGTTGTACCCTTACCTACGCGCCGCTGTGGCCGATGCCATTAACCGCACCACACTACCTGCCTTGCACCTAAGCGAAGTGAACTTCCAAGCCATGTACGAGCAACGCGTTGCCGAACAAATGGCTGCTGCCTCCAACGGCGAACAGCAACAGCAGGTTCAATAA